From the Methanobacterium sp. BAmetb5 genome, the window GAAAAAGTATTTGAACTACATGGACTGGTTTATCTATCTTTTCCTGGTTTTATGGGCATTAACTGGATTTTTAGCCCTTATAAAAGGTTCCAGGTTTATCATGATCATGATACCTCCCTTAACCATTAGCACCGGGATTATGGTAGGCCTATGTGTGAATTACCTGGGTTTACTCAGGCAAAATCAGTCTTCTAATAGAGTTCTTGCTCTGTTCAGGGATAAAAAATACTTAACTTCCTTTTTTACTTTGCTAGTAATATTACTGGTGTTATTCCCTGCGGTGGCAAATGTAATGGACTCACTGGAAATGCCCCCTGGAGCTGATGATAATCTGTGGGATTCTCTGGAGTGGATTAATCACAATACCTCTAACGATACTGTGGTATTTTCCAACTGGCCCGCAGGACACATCATAACCTCCATTGCCAATCGATCGGTGGCCCTGGATGGTAGAATGGCTTACATTGAAACAGTTCAATACCGCAACCTGGATAGTGCCTATGCCTACGGAGTTAAATCCCCTACTACTGCCAGGGAATACTGGATTGACCGGGCATTTTACACCAGTGATGGAAATTTATCCGCAGGTATCTTCAGAATGATAGCCACCAGTGGAGATTTGGGCTATTTAACCCTTGATGAATACACTCATAATACAACCCGGACTGCAGAAATCTTAAATAATATTCTGGGTGTCGATAAATCTGTTGCCCTGGATTTACTGGTTAACCAGTATAACCTTAGTTTGTCCCAGGCAGAAACAATTATTTCCTACACTCATCCTAATAGTCCCCGACCTTATGTGGTATGGACTTATACCCAAATGGTGAACAAAGGTTTCTGGGTATTCAATTTTGGTAGCTGGGACTTTGATAAAAATGGTGGTGAAAATTTCACCTATGTTTTTGCCGATATCCATCATGAAGAGGGGAACATCGTGTTCAGTGACACCAGGTTCCAATTTGATACCACCCACAAAACTGTGACTTATAAGGGTGAGTTACCATACTGCTTCATCCAATCTGATGGTACTGTGGTAAATAAGACTTACATTAACCCCAACAGTAATCTCTGTGTGGTAATATTATTTGATGAATCCGAAGTGGTGACAATGGATAAGCGATTTGAAAATTCCACTTTTACCCAGCTGGTGCTGGAGAGTGTGAATACCCCCACCTTCAGGTCACTATATAAAAATAACAGTAGTACAGTTTGGCAGGCAGTCTAACTAAATGAAGATTATTACATAATTATATGATTAAAAAGTAGTATTAGGGCAAGAGGATCTTACATTCGGTTTATGGTGTTGTCTCTTGCAGTGTCAACCACACTGGTAATGTTTCCGGCAATGGATCCGGAGATATCCAGAATGTATCCTCCGGCAAGAATTACTATTATCAGTATAGCACCTATGAGGAGGATCATTTCAGCGCTTATCTGTCCTCCGTTATCGAGAATTTTAGGGTCCATGATCTCACACTTAACTTAGATGTTTAATCTAATATTTTCTATCATTTATAACTAATTAGTAATGTATTATATTACTTATATTATATAACATTACACTTGTATCTTTTACTGCAAGTTATTCTAAAAATCAGTGGGCCTTAAACATTAGATGTACTTTAATTAGGTAATAAACGCTTACTAAAGCTTTTTCTGTTAATAGTGGGTAGGATTGACAACATATTTATTTATAAATAAAATTGTAATTTTAGAGAAAAAATCATCAGAATATTATAAAAAATAAGAAAAGAAAAAATAGAAAAAATCTATTTTTACTGGTTCATACTGTTTCTTACGGTGTTAACATCAGAAGATGCTTGTAGTCCGGAGTTAGAAGTGAAGTATGCCCTGTAGATCAGTAATGCAGCGATTGCAATAACGATAACTCCACCAAACAGTAAGATATATTCAGCTGCTCCTTGTCCACCTTCGTCTTTTAAAAAGCTCATATTTTTACCTCCAATAAGGGTTTTCATATTTATATACTTCTTCTCTGTTGATAGTTGTATATAAATATTTTCTTTGTTCGCAGGGAACAATATTCATCTTCGATCTATATTACTATATAGATTGATGATGATATTAAATATTCACATATAATTATCTTTTATATAGTTCTTTGTGCATATTATCACACAATAAAAAAGAGGGTTTGTGAACATGCCCAAAAATTACAATCTGAGAAATTTAATCCTGGACATATTAGAAGGGGATGAACTATCCAAAAAGCAGATCTTAGAGACTATTAGATCAAAAAATGGGATAGGAACATCGGACAAAACCTTCAATGAATCATTAATGGCCCTCCTGCGCGAAGGGCAGATCTACATCGCTGATTATGATTTCACCATATACAATGGAGTGAAGAGGATACAGTCCATAAGGCCGGAAGGTATCGTTTTTGGTGTGTCACGCACGGATTTCGTGGAAATTGAAACCATCCTCAAACAGATGGAAAGCAATGACCATGAAGAGGTTTACCGGGCTTCCAAAAGCCTTAAAAGAATTTTCCGCCGGAAAATCGATGAGGTTCAAAAGGAGGGAGATACTAAGTTGAGGATCGGTGCCGACACTCTATTCAACCACACCATCTTCTACATGAACTCCCTGGGTGAAGAACCAAAAAGATCCCTTAGGAATAAATTAGCCTGGAGTTTAAGCAACAATAAAGACTCCCTGGAACTTTTTAAGAACATTGTTTCCTTTATACAATCCCAGGATTAATTAACCCATTAAAATAGATTAAACTCTTTTTTTCTACCCGTGAATTCACAACCAGTGGATTCATTAATATCACTCCTTGCAATGTATCCTCCTTCTGATAATTTTATTCTGGTGATGATTTATTTTCCAGTCAACAATTCACTAGGAAAAAATTCCTAATAGAAATAGGCAAATATTAAAAAGACCATTAATTAACTATTTCTTAAGGTTTGAATTTTTTATAAAATCCCCGTGAAAAACTTTTCAAGGATATTAAAATGAGAGTACTCCTAATACCGTGTGGCATTGGAATGGGACACACTTCCCGTTCAGTGGCTTTAGCCCAGAAATTGGAAAAAATGGGTGATGAAGTTCTCTTCGCCAGTTATGGTTCAGGTTACCAGATGCTCAGTGAGTACAGTGACTACCAAGTCATGGAACTTCCTCCCATTAAGTTCTACGGGAGTTCAGGTGAACTGGACTTCAAACACACTGCCCGTAAGTCCATAGATGTACCTTACGTTTTCTTAAAGAGTATTTATCATGAATCCCGTATAATCAAGGATTTCAACCCGGATGTGGTGGTCTCTGATTCTCATTATTCAGTTCCCATTACCTGCAAGGTGTTGGGCATTCCCTGTGTTATGGTGAGCAATGACCTGGCACCAGAACTCAAGGAAGATCCCCATAAAGACCGCACCCTGGAGTACCTGGAAAATGGACTGCAACGTTTCATAAAGGATGTATCCCGCCTGTGTACTTCCATAATCGTCCCGGATGTGGTAAATTCCTATGAAATTCCCTCCGCAATACGTGACCGGGTGCACTTCACCGGCCCCATCCTTAAAATGAATCCCCAAACCATGGGGAGTAAAGAGGACCTCCGCCAGAGATTTGGGTTTAAAAAGAATGATAAAATAGTAATGGCCACGGTGGGGGGATCCGAATTTGGGAACAAACTGTTAAACCTGTTATACCGGGCAGCACCCCAACTGGACTGTGACCAGATGATACTGGTAACCGGGCCCACCATTAACCTGAATATCCAATCCTCACCCGGCATAATATTCAAAAGATTCCTGGGGGATATAATGGAGTGGATGAAGTTATCTGACTTCCTGGTATCTCTGGCTGGACACACTACCTCCATGGAAATAGCTTCCCTGGGGATTCCCAGCCTAATGGTTCCCATTGAAAATCACCCCGAACAACAGAGGAATGCCCGGAACATGAGGAAATACGGGTTGGCCCGGGTGCAGAAGATGGGAACATTGAGTATTGATAGCCTAACGGATAATATCAATTATCTCCTGGAGAATCAGGATTTAAAAAATAGTGCTCGCAAAACCAGGGATATTTTCTCCCGGTACAATGGAACTGACACTGCGGTGGACATCATACAGAATTGTGTGGCCCGGTCCTAGAGTAACCTCCAACTGGGATGATAAATCTCGGTAATATTATGGGAATTTCCGGAAAATATTAATAATTGGAAAGTCCCAATTTAAATTAGGTGATTTATTTTTTTAAGACCCAAACTGAAAGATTGATAATGATTGGTGTGTGATAAAACTAATAACTTATAAATAATCCCTAACATAATAAGTTTAGGAGGTATTAGGATGATCAATTTAATTGTCAGCGTTTTTGGGCTTCTCTTGGTTTGCGGTGGTTTTTATTTAATGTATCTTGGTTTTACTGTCCCACCAAACCCCATAGCTTTCTTTCTGGGGTTAATTGCATCTGTATTTGGACTTATTTTAGTGATATTCTTCGGTAGTAAGATAGATTTCTCCAAAGGAGCAATGCCAAGGCCAAAAAAGGTTAAAAAAGCCAAACCCCCAAGCAAGACGCCAACAAAACCGAAAAAAATGCCTGTTAAAGATAAAAAACCTTCAAAAGCAGCTCCATCTTCAGGACCAAGGGCTATTAAACCTAAACCCCGTGCTAAAGATGAACCTAGATTTGGACCCGCACCGGAATCTTCCATCCCCTTGAAAAAGGAACCAGAAACCAGGGGAAAAGCTATTAAACCTAAAAAGAAGATGGAAGAACCAGAAAAAACCCAAAAACCAACTACTTTGCCTCCAGATCTGGCCACCCAACCCAAAACAGCCCCTAAGAAAATAGCTCCAGTTAAGAAGAAAACAGCTGAAAAGGATGGCACAGTTACACCTCCTAAACCCGCACCGGCAAAAGATGAGGAAAAACCCCGACATGCGCCTAAATCTGTACTGGAAACTGCTGACAAGGACCGGCTCAAGGAACTACAATCCCGCACTGGAAGGGATGACCAGTTTGTTAAAAACCGGCTGGACAAACTTAAGGAAAACTACATACAGAATGCTAAGGATATTGAAAGCATCATCGACGAACGACTTGACTCTTTTAAGGGAACCATCGACAAATTAAAGACAGATTCAACAGAACCATCCATAATCTGGTCTTTCGAGGCCCAGGATGTTCAGGAAGCCATGAAAGATACCATAGTTACTGCCCAAAACAAACTCCTCATGATGTACCCCTGGGTGCGTAACATCGATGTGAGTGTCCTTAAGAAATTCATGGACACCGAAAGCCGTATGATCATCCAGGAAGCAAGCCTGGACGACGATGCATCTGTAGAGCTCATAAAACTCCTCCAGGAAAAGGATGTTCAGATAAGGACCATGCCCCACGTGCACACTGTAGCAGTGGTGGCTGATGATGCCAACGGCCTTATCATATCCACGGATCCCATCTACGAAAGCTACGAAGTGGGAGTTATCTACAAAGACAAAAAATCCATTAACGAAATTGAAAGAATGTTTGAAGATGCCTGGAGCATCTCCCAGGACATCGATCTGGAGCTGAAAGAATGAAAATTCAGTGGCTGGGCCACTCCGCATTCTACATTTCCACTGATAACCACAACCTGGTAATTGATCCCTTCATGCGTGATAATCCCTCCTGCCCCCTGGATCCAGAGGACCTGGAAGTCGATGTGATATGCGTTACCCACGGCCATAACGATCACTTTGGAGATACCATTGAACTGGCCCAAAAAAACAAGGCCCTGGTGGTGTGTAACCATGAACACTCCCTCTACCTCACCCAACTGGGACTGGAGACCACGGGTATGAACATGGGAGGAACCATTGAAGCTGCAGGCATAAAGATCACCATGGTGAACTCCATCCACTCGGCAGACATGGACTTTTTAGATAATACCCGGCCCGGTGGAAGTTCCTGTGGCTACATACTGCAACTGGAAAACGGCCGGAAGATATACCACGCCGGAGACACCGGTATTTTTGGGGATATGAAAACAGTTATAAAAGATATTTACCAGCCAGACATTGCCCTTATACCCATAGGTGACCGTTACACCATGGGAATACGGGAGGCTTCCATTGCTGCCCAGTGGTTGGAACCGGAAGTCATAATACCCATGCACTACAACACATTTCCACCCATAGAACAGGATGCCCACCACTTCCAGGAACTAGTAGAAAAATCCACCGAAACCAAAGTAGCAGTACTTAAACCCGGTGAAACATACCAAGAGTGATTTAATGGTTGATATCATGCGCATATTCAGGAAAAAATTCTTCACAGACATCTTCAACAAACTAATTGGAAAGGAAAAAAAACTCAAAATTGGATTTTACGGACATCCCAATTCCGGCAAAACTACACTGGCCAACAGAATGACCAAAGACTGGCTGGGAAAACCATTGGGTCTGGTTTCAGAAATACCACACGAAACACGGAGGGTGTACCGACAGGAAAGAGTATCCCTCAATTACGATGGTGTGGAACTGGATTTTGACATTATTGACACCCCGGGAATCGCCACAAAAATTGATTACAAAAACTTCTTACAGTACGGACTATCTGAACTGGAAGCTAAGGAAAGGGCTAAAGAAGCAACTAAAGGCATAATAGAAGCCATAAAATGGTTGGATGATGTTACTGGTGTGCTGCTGGTGGTGGACTCCACCAAGGACCCCCTAACCCAGGCCAACATAACCATAATCGGTAACCTGGAGGCCCGTAAGATACCCTTTGTAATTGTGGCCAACAAGGTGGACCTACCCGAGTCCAAACCAGAAAGAATAACCTCGGTGTTCCCCCAGCACAAAGTGGTTTCCATCTCCGCCCTGCACGGTGAAAACACCGATAAACTGTACCAGGCCATGGTGGAGAAGTTCAACTAAAGGTGATATAAATGGATGACGCTGATACCAACACTCTCAAAATGGATTTCATCTCATCAGATGCTCTCAGAAACCAGAGCAGCATCGAAAAAATCTCCATGATCGTGGAAAAGGTTAAAAAGGGTGAACTTCTCGTAATTGAGGGCGGCCTGGAACCCGAAGAAGAGGCAGAGCTCATTGAAACCACCATGCGCGAGATCGATGTGGAAAACTTTGTGGGCATTGATATCTACACCCTGGAAAAGGATGAAAGCTCGTTTTTCGGACTCTCCAAGAAGAAAACAGTGGGTATCACCATTATTGGCCCGGCCAACGTAATGAAGACAGTGAAACGGAAATCCAATTTCCTGTCCATGGTGGCAAGCCTCGGTGGTGGCGATGCATCGCTGTATTAAATGTGGCCATGAATACGAGGACTCAGAAGACCTTATCCTTAAAGGCTGCCCAAATTGTGGCAGTAAATTCTTTGAATTCCACCAGGAAGGAAAAGTTAAAGAAATAAAGGAAATTAAGGGAAATTCCATTGAGACCATAATGGTCAAGGAACACGGGGTCTACGAAGTAAACCTGCAATCCCTGATTTCGGATGAATCAGTCATAGTCTCTGATGAAGAAGGTAAATACGTTATTGACATTAACTACCTTCTAAAAAAGAAGATTAAGGATAGAAGGGAAAAGTCCTGAGAAGTCACACCTACCCTATTTTTTATTTATAGATTAGTCCCAACATTATACTCCTCCTATCTTAATCCATTATTAGGGGAGTTTTTTTTCCGGTTATTTATTCCTACCTTCTTCTTTTATTATCTGCAAAATCACACTTACCCGATGGTAACACCCGGATCACGTCTTCCAGAGTTATATTCTGTTCGGGGTCGATTTTCCTCTTGACTGCCCGGGCAATCTCTTCTTTCTTGGTGAATCCTGGCTTTAGAACCACGTAATTATCGGTATGTTTAGACACCGATTCCACCGGACCGGCCATTATCCGTTTACCTTCGTAGTCCACTAAACCCACTGCTATTTTAAGAGGTATTCCCCGGAGGTAATTCCGGCTGCCCCGGATTATGAATGCTCCCCGGGCCACAAATTCTCCGGACTGGGGTGTTTTGGAAACCTGGTCCGGGTGGACCCAGTACACATCCTGGGAGGCGTAACCCTTGGTCCAGGCACTGGAGAACGATGCCGCCAGGGATCCTGCTTCCTGGATGGTAGACTCGGGGATCTTGTCTGCTTCACCCTTTTTAATAACCACTGATGGTGCTCCGTGTATGTCGGAGTGCAGGTAGATGTCCTGGTTGTCCAGGTAGCGTTTCACCACCAGTTCATTGGTACCGGCATCCCGGCCACCAATAACCAGGAATCCATCTGACGACAGAAACCAGCGCAGTTTTTCAAACCATTTAAGTTCCCGGCGCACCCTTTTCTGGGGAACCTGCACCCTTTCCAGGGCCAGTTCCCTTTTATTCCTCATTCTTTCCACATCTTTTTTGGTGCGCTCGATGGCTATGTTAACCCCCTTGATCTTCCGCTTGGCCTTTTTACCCCTGTTGTAATATTTCTCAGTGTTTTCCGGTATCTCCAGGTTGGCATCTACAATCACTCGCTCCCTCT encodes:
- a CDS encoding UDP-N-acetylglucosamine--N-acetylmuramyl-(pentapeptide) pyrophosphoryl-undecaprenol N-acetylglucosamine transferase yields the protein MRVLLIPCGIGMGHTSRSVALAQKLEKMGDEVLFASYGSGYQMLSEYSDYQVMELPPIKFYGSSGELDFKHTARKSIDVPYVFLKSIYHESRIIKDFNPDVVVSDSHYSVPITCKVLGIPCVMVSNDLAPELKEDPHKDRTLEYLENGLQRFIKDVSRLCTSIIVPDVVNSYEIPSAIRDRVHFTGPILKMNPQTMGSKEDLRQRFGFKKNDKIVMATVGGSEFGNKLLNLLYRAAPQLDCDQMILVTGPTINLNIQSSPGIIFKRFLGDIMEWMKLSDFLVSLAGHTTSMEIASLGIPSLMVPIENHPEQQRNARNMRKYGLARVQKMGTLSIDSLTDNINYLLENQDLKNSARKTRDIFSRYNGTDTAVDIIQNCVARS
- a CDS encoding class III signal peptide-containing protein yields the protein MDPKILDNGGQISAEMILLIGAILIIVILAGGYILDISGSIAGNITSVVDTARDNTINRM
- a CDS encoding metal-dependent hydrolase, whose translation is MKIQWLGHSAFYISTDNHNLVIDPFMRDNPSCPLDPEDLEVDVICVTHGHNDHFGDTIELAQKNKALVVCNHEHSLYLTQLGLETTGMNMGGTIEAAGIKITMVNSIHSADMDFLDNTRPGGSSCGYILQLENGRKIYHAGDTGIFGDMKTVIKDIYQPDIALIPIGDRYTMGIREASIAAQWLEPEVIIPMHYNTFPPIEQDAHHFQELVEKSTETKVAVLKPGETYQE
- a CDS encoding class III signal peptide-containing protein, whose protein sequence is MSFLKDEGGQGAAEYILLFGGVIVIAIAALLIYRAYFTSNSGLQASSDVNTVRNSMNQ
- a CDS encoding Era-like GTP-binding protein, which produces MVDIMRIFRKKFFTDIFNKLIGKEKKLKIGFYGHPNSGKTTLANRMTKDWLGKPLGLVSEIPHETRRVYRQERVSLNYDGVELDFDIIDTPGIATKIDYKNFLQYGLSELEAKERAKEATKGIIEAIKWLDDVTGVLLVVDSTKDPLTQANITIIGNLEARKIPFVIVANKVDLPESKPERITSVFPQHKVVSISALHGENTDKLYQAMVEKFN
- a CDS encoding Zn-ribbon domain-containing protein; translation: MHRCIKCGHEYEDSEDLILKGCPNCGSKFFEFHQEGKVKEIKEIKGNSIETIMVKEHGVYEVNLQSLISDESVIVSDEEGKYVIDINYLLKKKIKDRREKS
- a CDS encoding STT3 domain-containing protein, whose amino-acid sequence is MEKKYIKLITAILVIFAIGFFFRIGSAYVTGTPFDEKSFSLDENNLPYMYELDSYYNYRLTINYLDHGYLGDIIIDGREWDTHSYSPGVPLDYPPLIVYLTALVYKFLNLFSSVPLLVVCFWISAFVAPLAGVVAYLFTRRLTNESGAFVAGVLTVLAPFYFLRTVAGWFDTDIFIILFPLLVVWLFWESSINKNPRNSIILSALAGFSMFLFSTAWNGWQYYFYLMVVFSILWILGCYLQKKPLKQFITTFLTFIAVTLLLLTLFTGVLSLLKLMYGPLEFLKLTGVQSPWSPWPDIYLSVSELSHPTFDGVVSGVGIALFGGIFGLVWVLRVLLSEDLKKKYLNYMDWFIYLFLVLWALTGFLALIKGSRFIMIMIPPLTISTGIMVGLCVNYLGLLRQNQSSNRVLALFRDKKYLTSFFTLLVILLVLFPAVANVMDSLEMPPGADDNLWDSLEWINHNTSNDTVVFSNWPAGHIITSIANRSVALDGRMAYIETVQYRNLDSAYAYGVKSPTTAREYWIDRAFYTSDGNLSAGIFRMIATSGDLGYLTLDEYTHNTTRTAEILNNILGVDKSVALDLLVNQYNLSLSQAETIISYTHPNSPRPYVVWTYTQMVNKGFWVFNFGSWDFDKNGGENFTYVFADIHHEEGNIVFSDTRFQFDTTHKTVTYKGELPYCFIQSDGTVVNKTYINPNSNLCVVILFDESEVVTMDKRFENSTFTQLVLESVNTPTFRSLYKNNSSTVWQAV
- a CDS encoding DUF2073 domain-containing protein, translating into MDDADTNTLKMDFISSDALRNQSSIEKISMIVEKVKKGELLVIEGGLEPEEEAELIETTMREIDVENFVGIDIYTLEKDESSFFGLSKKKTVGITIIGPANVMKTVKRKSNFLSMVASLGGGDASLY